A genomic segment from Bos mutus isolate GX-2022 chromosome 27, NWIPB_WYAK_1.1, whole genome shotgun sequence encodes:
- the RNF170 gene encoding E3 ubiquitin-protein ligase RNF170 isoform X2, translated as MYCPICLHQASLPVETNCGHLFCGTCIVAYWRYGSWLGAISCPICRQTVTLLLPVFGENDQSQDVVSLHQDISDYNRRFSGQPRSIMERIMDLPTLLRHAFREMFSVGGLFWMFRIRIILCLMGAFFYLISPLDFVPEALFGILGFLDDFFVIFLLLIYISIMYREVITQRLNR; from the exons ATGTACTGTCCGATCTGCTTACACCAAGCTTCCCTCCCCGTGGAGACCAACTGTGGACATCTCTTTTGCG GTACCTGCATTGTTGCATACTGGAGATACGGTTCGTGGCTTGGGGCCATCAGTTGTCCGATCTGTAGACAAACG GTGACTTTACTGCTACCAGTATTTGGTGAAAATGACCAGTCTCAGGATGTTGTCTCATTGCATCAGGATATCAGTGATTATAACCGGAGATTCTCAGGGCAGCCCAGATCT ATTATGGAAAGAATTATGGACCTCCCCACTTTACTGAGGCATGCATTCAGAGAGATGTTTTCAGTCGGGGGCCTTTTCTGGATGTTCCGTATCAGGATAATACTTTGTTTGATGGGAGCGTTTTTCTATCTTATATCACCTCTAGATTTTGTACCCGAAGCCTTGTTTGGAATTCTCGGCTTTCTCGATGATTTCTTTGTCATCTTTTTGTTGCTCATCTACATCTCTATTATGTATCGAGAAGTAATAACACAGAGACTAAACAGATGA